tgcgggatgggggggcgggggggggatgggggtgcGAGGGGGGTCAGGGGATGCAATGGGGCTGGGAGGATTCAATGATAAGGATgcggtggggttggggttgcaATAGGGATGCAGTGGGGTTGCAATAAAGGTGCAGTGGGGTTGCAGTAGGGatgcagtggggttggggttgcAGTAGGGATGCAATGAGGTCGCAGTAGGGATGCAGTGGGGTTGCAATAAGGgtgcagtggggttggggttgcAATAGGGATGCAATGAGGTTGCAATAGGGatgcagtggggttggggttgcAGTAGGGATGCAGCGGGGCTGCAATAGGgatgcagtggggctgtggggagcgcAGTGGGCGGGGGCGCAGCGGAGCAGTGGAGGTGCCCGCAGACCCCTGGGAGGTGCCGTTCGAGGAGATCCTGGACCTGCAGTGGGTGGGCAGCGGTGCGCAGGGGGCCGTTTTCCTGGGCCGCTTCCACGGCGAGGAGGTGGCGGTGAAAAAGGTGCGGGACCTGAAGGAGACCGACATAAAACACCTCCGCAAACTGAAACACCCCAACATCATCACCTTCAAGTGAGTGGGGGGCGCTGCAcagcgcggggggggggggcatggagGTGGGTATGGGTGGGAGACGGTGCGGGCATGGAGATGGCGTGGGGTGTGatgtgggtatggggtgggagACGCTGTGCGCAGGGACGCGGAATGGGGCAGCGACGCGGGTTTGGGGTGGGAGACATCGTGGGTATGGGGGGGAGTGGGGTGTGGGGACAGCATGGGTATGGTCGTGGTGTGGGGCGTGCAGCATGAGGGGCACGGCATGGAGCACGGACACTGCATGGAGCATGGACACAGCACGGACACAGCGTGGGCATGGAGAGCACCGTGGAGGTGGACACGGCATGggggcatggcatggcatggacACAGCGTGGACGCGGCATGGGCATGGAGAGCATGGTGGGCATGGACGTGGACACGGCACGGTCACACCACGGGTATGGCTTCATGGGGCGCAGCAGGGGCGCGGCGTGGGCTCAGACACAGCCACGGACACAGCGTGTGCATGGGGAGCACCAACACGGCACGGCCACGGGGACACCGGCAGCTCCCGCGTGTGGCACAGAGGGGGGCACGCCGGGGacaaggagggggggggggacacaaatGGGTGCCCGGCGCTGATGGGTGCTGGGATGCAGGCGGGTGCACCGGCCCCATTGGGTGCCCCAGTCCGGATGGCACCCCAGCACCCACAGGCACCGGGTGCAGCCAGGTGCCCCCACAACAACGGGTGCCCCCACAACAGCAGTGGGCGCCGCGCTGAcgctgccctgtgccagcaggGGTGTGTGCACCCAGGCGCCCTGCTACTGCATCATCATGGAGTTCTGCGCCCAGGGTCAGCTCTACGAGGTGCTGCGTGCCGGGCGCAAGGTCACCCCTTCGCTCCTGGTGGATTGGTCCATGGGCATCGCCGGCGGCATGAACTACCTGCACCTCCACAAGATCATCCACCGCGACCTCAAGTCGCCCAAGTGAGCGGGGATGGGGGCTCGGCGGGCAGCCCTGCGTGCGGGGTGGGTGCTGCGGGTGGGGGCACTGCCGTGGCGGGGGCACAGTCGCGGTGGTGGCGAAGCTTTGGTGGCGCCTGGAGGTACAGATGTGTGTCCGTGGCGGTGACGTGGCCATAGCAGTGCCGTGCCCCAGTGTCCATGGCATTGACGTGTCCGTGGCGGTGCTGTGCCCGTGATGTCGATGTGTCCACAGTGGTGCCACATCCATGGTGGTGCCACATCCATGGTGGTGCCACATCCGTGACGTTGACGTACCCACGGTGGTTCCATGTCTGTGTTGGTGCCATGTCCATAATGGTGCCCTACCCCATGGCAGTGGCAAGACCAGGACGATGCCGTGCCCATGGTGGTATGGTGCCCATGGTGGTGCCGTGGCCATGGTGGTGCTGTGCCCATGGTGATGCCGTGCCCATGGTGGTGTGGTGCCCATGGTGATGCCGTGCCCATGGTGGTGCCGGCCCATGGTGGTGTGGTGTCCGTGGCACTGACGTGTCCACAATGGGACGTGCCCATGGTGAtgccatccctgtgccctggCGTGGCACTGAGTGGCTGCCCCCCAGCATGCTCATCACCTACGACGACGTGGTGAAGATCTCGGACTTTGGCACCTCCAAGGAGCTCATTGATAAGAGCACCAAGATGTCCTTTGCTGGCACGGTGGCCTGGATGGCTCCTGAGGTCATCCGCAACGAGCCCGTCTCCGAGAAGGTCGACATCTGGTGAGGGCATGGGGACAGCGGGACCTTGGGGACAGCGGGGAGCCGCGGTGGCACTATCGGGGGTAATGGGAGGGGGGAACGCGGGGGGGTGACACCGGGGACACTGCGGgtgaatggggatggggacatggagggggACATTGCAGGGACCGGGATGGGGGGCATTAAGGAGGGACGGGGGGCGGCCTGGgcaggggtggggggaggggacaACGGGGACGGGGGGTGCCCATGGGTGACGCTGCGCCCAGGTCCTTCGGGGTggtgctgtgggagctgctgacGGGTGAGATCCCCTACAAGGACGTGGACTCCTCGGCCATCATCTGGGGGGTGGGCAGCAACAGCCTCCACCTGCCCGTCCCCTCCGGCTGCCCCGACGGCTTCAAGGTGCTGCTGCGGCAGTGCTGGTGAGTGCGCCGGGGGGGGGACACAGCTGGGATACCCcactgtggggtgtgggggcacagaggggggATGCAGTGTGGGGACGTCCCATGGGGACGCACTATGGGGACGTGCCGTGGGGATGCCCCATGGGTACACCACATGGTGGCACCCCGTGGGAGCGCCCGTGCCTTTGGGTGGGGGGATCCTACCGCAGGGAACCCCACCGTGGACCCCCTCCCCAGGGACCCCCGTGAGAGACCTCCCGCTGTCACCCCGACGTGGGGAACCCCATCACGGGGACCCCCGCCCCGCCTGTCCCTTTGTCGGTGGGACATCCCCATGGGTGCGCCGTGCTGTTGGGCGCCGTTCCCCCCCCCGTGGTCCCAAAAAGCCCCCCGCTCCGTACTGCCCCCCCAGGAACAGCAAACCCCGGAACCGGCCGTCCTTCCGGCAGATCCTTCTGCACCTCGACATCGCCTCCGCCGACGTCCTCTCCACCCCACAGGAGACCTACTTCAAATCCCAGgtagctgccccacagccccatgggGACACCCCGCTCCATGGGGACACCAGGAGCCACGGGgggcgccccccccccccccaacaccaTCTGGGGCACCCAGGGACCCCCAGACCCCACACTTCACATCTCAGGGGCGGTTCTGGGGTCTGTggtgcctgcagctgggggaaGCCATGCGCAGTACGTCCCAGTGCATCCCAGTACATTCCAGTGTATCCCAGTGCATCCCAGTGCTCGGGGGATCCATGCCCAGTGCATCCCAGTACATCCTAGTgcatcccagtatatcccagtgcATCCCAGTGCTCAGGGGATCCATGCCCAGCACATCCCAGTgcatcccagtatatcccagtgcATCCCAGTGCTCAGGGGATCCATGCCCAGCACATCCCAGTgcatcccagtatatcccaatgcatcccagtatatcccagtgcTCAGGGGATCCATGCCCAGCACATCCCAGTgcatcccagtatatcccaatGCATCCCAGTACATCCCAGTGCTCAGGGGATCCATGCCCAGTACATCCCAGTGCATCCCAGTGCATCCCAGTACATCCCAGCGCATCCCAGTGCATCCCAATGCTCAGGGAATCCATGCCCAGCACATCCCAGTgcatcccagtatatcccagtatatcccagtatatcccagtgcccggtgctgcaggcagagtgGCGCGAGGAGGTGAAGCTGCACTTTGAGAAGATCAAATCGGAGGGGACGTGTCTGCACCGCCTGGAGGAGGAGCTCATCAACCGGCGGCGCGAGGAGCTgcggtgcgggggggggggcggggggtcatggggacatggggacatggggatggggggtggggggacggGGCGACTGGGAATGGGGAgtaatggggacatggggatggggggatggggggatggggggacgtggaaggggagatggggggatgTGGGAACGGGGCGACGGGGAATGGGGAGTAatagggacatggggatgggggcGTCGGGGGGTTTGGAGGGTGTTGGGGCGCGGGGGAGCCTTTGGGTGCCCACGATGGTGCAGATGGGGGCCATGGGGGGGTGATGGGGCAGCACAGAGTGCCGTGAGCCGTCAGTGGGGTTCCATGGGGTGCGATGGGGTGGACGCCACGGGGTGCCACGGGGTGCCAcggggtgccatggggtgccatggggtgccacggggtgccatggggtgcccaCACCAACCAGGCACGCGTTGGACATCCGGGAGCACTACGAGCGCAAATTGGAGCGCGCCAACAATCTGTACATGGAGCTGAGCGCCCTCATGCTGCAGTTGGAGCTGAAGGAGAAGGAGCTGCTCCGGTGAGTGGGGTCGGCaccccctgcccaccccacgGCCACCCCACGGCCTTCACCAACCCTATATGCACCCCGTGGCCCCGCTGTGGTCATGGCTACCCCTACGCCCGCCCCATTTCCATCCCACGGTAACGGCCGTTCTTATATCCGTGGCCACCCCTACGCCACCCATATGGCCGCCCCAATCATGGCCAACCCCGCATCCACCCCACGTCCACCACCACCCTCATCCCACCGCCTCTGCCTCACCTCGAACCCTTTCCCACCCCATGACCACCACCCCGACCCCGTGCTTACCCCcttggggggggaaggggttaCCAATGCCCCCCATGTGCGGCCCTATGGTGCGGCCCCATCCAGACGGGAGCAGGCGCTGGAGAAGCGCTACCCCGGGCTCTTCAAACCGCGGGCGCCGCGGGGGCTGCTGCATGGGAACGCCGTGGAGACCCTCATCAAGAAGCGCAACGTCCCCCAAAAGCTCTCACCCCACAGCAAGCGGTGCGTGGGGGTCctgggatggggggagggggtccgGGTTTTTTAGGGCGGGGGGCTTTGGAGGGCGTCGTGTGTGAGGTGTCCCAGGTTTTGAATGGGGGGCTTTTTGGGGTGTCCCTCACTGCGGGGAGATGGGTGTGTGGGACCTGAGGGCATTGGGGtcccttgggggggggggttctcaTTGCAATGCCCATCACTGGGGGGATGTtttggggatgtgggggggtcCCCGGGGAGACGGGACACgtttgtgtgtggggggggtctTCATGGCTGGAGTCCTTTGGGGGGCGGGGTTCCCTTGGTCCTTCTGGGTCCCTGCGGTGGGCTCTCTGGGGGTGTCCCCATTGGTGTGGGGCTATTTGGGGCCGCGGCCCCCGGGCTCTCCCCCTGCTCGCTGGAGTTGGGGGTCTccatgtccccgtgtccccccgcagccccgacATCCTGAAGCCGGAGGTGCTGCTCCCCAAACTGGACGCAGCCATGGCGCAGGTGGCCCTCCCGGGCTGCCCCAAAGGCCCCCCCTCTCCAGGACGCAGCCGCAGGGCCAAAGGACGACACCGCAAaggggggtcccgggggggcTGTGGAGAACCCGGCCCCGAAGCCGGACCCCCCCGAGGGCTGCCCGGACCCCCCTCGTCCACCGCTGGCCCCGACCTCCTGGGGGGCACTTTGGAGGCTGCGGGGGTCCCCCCGGCGGCAGAGCCCAATGTGGGGTCCGGGGGGGCGGTGGGCACCCAGGGGAGCCCCCCAGCGCAGCCCCCCACAGCCGGGGACAGCGAGAGGGACAGTGGTGCTGCCcggggggggcgagggggggcCGGGCAGCATCTGACCCCCGCAGCAATGCTGTACCGCGCAGCTGTGACGCGGGGACAGGTGAgtggctggggggggggggggggagaggggggagggatGACCCTTCTGGGGGTctgagggggggggtgggggagaatAGGACCCCTGGGAGCAGCCATGGGACCCCCGGTTtccccctctgtgcccccagAAGCGGGGGGTGTCgtcggaggaggaggagggagaagtgGACAGCGAAGTGGAACTGCCGCTGCGGCAGAGgtgggtgcggggggggggtcctgggggggggtcTGTGAGTATTCAGACCGCCCCAGAATGAGTTGTTGGGGGCTTTGTGTGCTGCGATGCCCGCGATGGATGCTGGGgcgttggggggggggtccgccatccatctcctctcttcccccccccccccaggtggcCCCCGGGTATGACCAAACGGCAGTCGCTGTCGACCTTCAGCTCGGAGAACTTCTCggatggggacggggacggCGATGGGGATGAGGGGCACACGAGCGAACCCTCCCACAGCGCCACCCCCGACGTGGGCAGCACCAACACCGACGAGCGCCCCGACGACCGCTCCGAGGACTTACTGTCGCAGGGCTCCGAGATCCCCCTGGACGCCGCCCCCCCCGAGGGTCGTCGGCACgggggggtcagccccaagGTGATGTGACCCCCAACCCACCCACCCCAGCCGTGGGTTTGACCCGACGGGTGGGAGGGGTCCTCTGGGAATGGGCGATGTGAGGTGGGAGGGGGTCcgtatcccccccccccccccctccgcccaggggtggttatggggtggatgtggggagGGGTCCCCACTGAGGTGGGTGGATATGAGGAGGGGTCGCCATAAATGAGTGGATATGAGGGAGAGGGGCCCCAAAAAGGATGTGTGGAAATGGGGAGGGATCCCTAAAAGGATGGGAAAATAGGGGGAGGGGGCTCCAAAACAATGGGTGGTTATGGGGAGGGGTCCCCACAGGGATGGGATCTCCCAGAAGGAGatgttatggggggggggggtctgcaTACCACAGGCAGAGGCCTCTCCGGGTAAAGCATCACTGCATGGGGGGGCCCAGGaactcccccctccccagggtAAAATCCCACGGGGTGAGGGaccccaggagcagctcagatGGGGGGAATCGGGTTCCCCCAAAGCCCCCATTtgcagctgtggggtgggggatgccttgggggggggggggggggggctctgagggACCCCCATCCTTCCCCCCCAGGTCTCGGAGGACTCTGACTGCGACAGCGCAGAATTGGACCACTCGGGCAGCGCAGAGGGACCCCCCCGGCCCACAGCCCCCCCCGGCCTGTGACTTGCACCCCCCACCCCtccgcacacacacacagacacccccctcccccccccccacaccacCACTTGTACAGCcccaaatatttatataaatatttatcgATCTCTACAGAACTCTGTGCTGTTTCTGTccctgggggaggggggggggggaagggggagaggggtCCGTCCCCTTTTTGTGTAGGTCCTACtgtaagggggggggggagaagagggggTCTTTCCCCTTTTTGTTTGTGTAGGACCTACCataatgggggggaatggggagtTATGGCAGCTTAACCCAAAGCAATGGGCAAAACTGTGCcgtggggcacagtggggcaACTCCTCActgtgggggagggggaaagggggtGGACAACAGCAGCACCACCTCCTTACTGGTGCAACTGGGAGCACTGTGGGGgcagagccccatagggcacaacatggggggggggggagaggggaattTACCATCACCCCCCCTGCAAAGGAGGGGGGCACAGagggacccccaccccacactgggagcaccgggggggggggggttcaaaTAAAGACGGAGGCAGGCAGATCCATTAACCAAAATAGGCTCCGGTTTCTATTCACAAGGAAAGGCTCCAgtccatcttttttttattattattatttctttttttttgtttttttttctgaaaaatctccTGCCGTTACAGAACTGAACTGAAATGTCGCTCATCCACTCGTAACAATGGGACCAACAGAAACTTCATGAGCCGAAaaagaggggtgggggggaaagggatggggggggggggggggggggggggcggggggggcagaggaggggagagagaaGCTTTAATAAAACTAAGATGGGCGCTCTGCGGCGGAGCGGAAAGGAAATAAAACGCTGCGATGGAAACCAAAATGAAACCGACGacgaggagaaaaaaaacaaaaaaaaataccccccgaaataaaagaaaaaaagaaaaaaaaaaatcaatgaaacgGAAACGGAAAAGGATCCGCTGAGCAATGGGAGGAACCCAAAAATGTACAAACTAGTTTAAAACCTGGGGCTGCTGCTAAGGGACTACACAGATGGATGGTGAGGTGAGGCCGAGGGTCCGCAGGCCGTGCCGGGGCCCTCCTAGCTGCTTCCCATGCCCCCGGTCTCGGAGGAGAGCCTGCAAGGAAGAAGAGGCGTCagaggggggctggggggggggaaggggggggttGGGCCAGCGGGAGGGCTGGCGGtgtgatgggggtgggggggatgcagggctgggggatgcAGGGCCCCCCAGCAAAGCACAGCGCTGCAGAGGGGGATGGAGCTCCCAGCAGTGCGATGCGGACCACCCCGGGACCCCgagaggggggaggaggggcagaagggaaggggggggcagcagggaaggggggAACCCATGAGGGACC
Above is a window of Gallus gallus isolate bGalGal1 chromosome 34, bGalGal1.mat.broiler.GRCg7b, whole genome shotgun sequence DNA encoding:
- the MAP3K12 gene encoding mitogen-activated protein kinase kinase kinase 12 isoform X1 codes for the protein MACLHETRTPSPSLAVASEGTPEQELTPTQCALREGPPPIPAAPEAWPRRGPPRAAEPGAAGPLAAEGAHLRCQAAGGFLEGLFGCLKPVWSMIGKAYSAEHKHPAEDPWEVPFEEILDLQWVGSGAQGAVFLGRFHGEEVAVKKVRDLKETDIKHLRKLKHPNIITFKGVCTQAPCYCIIMEFCAQGQLYEVLRAGRKVTPSLLVDWSMGIAGGMNYLHLHKIIHRDLKSPNMLITYDDVVKISDFGTSKELIDKSTKMSFAGTVAWMAPEVIRNEPVSEKVDIWSFGVVLWELLTGEIPYKDVDSSAIIWGVGSNSLHLPVPSGCPDGFKVLLRQCWNSKPRNRPSFRQILLHLDIASADVLSTPQETYFKSQAEWREEVKLHFEKIKSEGTCLHRLEEELINRRREELRHALDIREHYERKLERANNLYMELSALMLQLELKEKELLRREQALEKRYPGLFKPRAPRGLLHGNAVETLIKKRNVPQKLSPHSKRPDILKPEVLLPKLDAAMAQVALPGCPKGPPSPGRSRRAKGRHRKGGSRGGCGEPGPEAGPPRGLPGPPSSTAGPDLLGGTLEAAGVPPAAEPNVGSGGAVGTQGSPPAQPPTAGDSERDSGAARGGRGGAGQHLTPAAMLYRAAVTRGQKRGVSSEEEEGEVDSEVELPLRQRWPPGMTKRQSLSTFSSENFSDGDGDGDGDEGHTSEPSHSATPDVGSTNTDERPDDRSEDLLSQGSEIPLDAAPPEGRRHGGVSPKVSEDSDCDSAELDHSGSAEGPPRPTAPPGL
- the MAP3K12 gene encoding mitogen-activated protein kinase kinase kinase 12 isoform X2, giving the protein MESTVEVDTAWGHGMAWTQRGRGMGMESMVGMDVDTARSHHGGVCTQAPCYCIIMEFCAQGQLYEVLRAGRKVTPSLLVDWSMGIAGGMNYLHLHKIIHRDLKSPNMLITYDDVVKISDFGTSKELIDKSTKMSFAGTVAWMAPEVIRNEPVSEKVDIWSFGVVLWELLTGEIPYKDVDSSAIIWGVGSNSLHLPVPSGCPDGFKVLLRQCWNSKPRNRPSFRQILLHLDIASADVLSTPQETYFKSQAEWREEVKLHFEKIKSEGTCLHRLEEELINRRREELRHALDIREHYERKLERANNLYMELSALMLQLELKEKELLRREQALEKRYPGLFKPRAPRGLLHGNAVETLIKKRNVPQKLSPHSKRPDILKPEVLLPKLDAAMAQVALPGCPKGPPSPGRSRRAKGRHRKGGSRGGCGEPGPEAGPPRGLPGPPSSTAGPDLLGGTLEAAGVPPAAEPNVGSGGAVGTQGSPPAQPPTAGDSERDSGAARGGRGGAGQHLTPAAMLYRAAVTRGQKRGVSSEEEEGEVDSEVELPLRQRWPPGMTKRQSLSTFSSENFSDGDGDGDGDEGHTSEPSHSATPDVGSTNTDERPDDRSEDLLSQGSEIPLDAAPPEGRRHGGVSPKVSEDSDCDSAELDHSGSAEGPPRPTAPPGL